Proteins from one Gorilla gorilla gorilla isolate KB3781 chromosome 11, NHGRI_mGorGor1-v2.1_pri, whole genome shotgun sequence genomic window:
- the LOC129532121 gene encoding titin-like — translation MSPLILLTSNHNTNIFKAPEAMKEVVPEMKIFEDVPEEPETPRMKMPEAPQEIIPAKTVPSKKREPPSVKVPEALQEIVPEKKTLVVPLRKPEVLPDEVPEALREVVPEKKVHLPQRAEVVPVKVHEAPKEIIPEKKVSVVPPKKPEVPPVKVPEASKEVIREEKVPLAPPKEPEVPPVKVPEPPKEVVPEKKVPAAPPKKPEVPPVKGICH, via the exons ATGTCTCCACTGATCCTTTTAACCTCTAACCATAATACTAATATCTTCAAAGCACCAGAAGCTATGAAAGAAGTTGTccctgaaatgaaaatatttgaggaTGTACCTGAAGAGCCAGAAACTCCACGTATGAAAA TGCCCGAAGCTCCTCAAGAAATTATTCCTGCCAAGACAGTTCCTTCCAAAAAAAGAGAACCCCCATCAGTTAAAG TGCCTGAAGCTCTCCAAGAAATTGTCCCTGAAAAGAAAACGCTTGTGGTTCCTCTCAGAAAGCCTGAAGTCCTTCCTGATGAAG TGCCGGAGGCTCTCAGAGAAGTTGTCCCGGAAAAGAAAGTGCATCTTCCCCAAAGGGCTGAAGTTGTACCTGTCAAAG TGCACGAAGCTCCCAAAGAGATTATCCCTGAAAAGAAAGTGTCGGTGGTGCCTCCTAAAAAGCCTGAAGTCCCACCTGTTAAAG TGCCAGAAGCTTCCAAAGAGGTTATCCGCGAAGAGAAAGTGCCCTTGGCTCCTCCTAAAGAGCCTGAAGTCCCACCTGTTAAAG TACCGGAGCCTCCCAAAGAAGTAGTTCCTGAAAAGAAAGTGCCAGCGGCTCCTCCTAAAAAGCCTGAAGTCCCACCTGTTAAAGGTATTTGTCACTGA